In Malus sylvestris chromosome 2, drMalSylv7.2, whole genome shotgun sequence, the genomic stretch CAAAATCTGGGATCATATACGTCTTGATATCCGAAATGTAATGCGCTAGTCATTTTTGGAGATGGCATCCTTGGCGGATTGAAGGGTGTTTGCCACCGCAGCAGCTGCAGTAGTCAGGACTCCACCACTGGTATTTGTCTTGGCGGAGGGATGTGGCTGGTGAACCACCTGCACATTCCTTTGTTCTTGGCCTTGCCCCGCCGATGAACGAATGTCTACTGTGTTCACCTTTGCCTCCTTGGCATGTTGTGCATTTATCTCCTTAATTTCCTGCATGAATTTTGATTCAGAAAACGAAGAAACTACAAGAAAAATGTAAAAAGTAAACAGATTTAAATTTGGGAATGATACCTTGATGGCTTGTGCATTCATTTTGTAAGTGAGGGTAAATAATTAACTCTGTCAGCTTCTTTAGGGAAAAATGGAGGTATTTATCACTACCTAGTGTTTGATGGGACGATTTCTCAGCCGAAGGAAGAGGAGCTCCAATGGTCAATGCCAAACATCCACAAGTTAACCATTTAGATTTTAGGACCTTTTTCATTTACTTTTATTACAAAATCCTACAACATTGGCTTCAAAAATCTTGTTAATTTATCCACTAGACTCATAATCTAGAACGCGTACCACACTTTTCATTATTAATttggtaaattacaaaaaactactTCAACTATTGGGTCGttaacagtttcatacctcatctttaaaaagtttcaatgtcatacctttgcttacgaatttgttgcaatgtgcTACCTCCGTTACATTGGCTGTCAATTGTCGGTTATATGATGACGTGGCGTATGCCACGTCCCACCATATCCACATATGAACTTCCAAGTGGTCTGCCACGTAGATTTCCTGCCAAATTAATTTCCacgtcatttaaaaaaaaactagaattttttttcaacataATTATTTCCTGCCAAAAATCGTCCACGTcagcaaaaaaaatattattattattttttttttaaaggggtCCAATTTTGGAAGATAATACAAcctaaaaaaaccaaaccaaatggaAATTGTACATAAACATATGATCCCACATCAACACAAATCCTATATATACACATGATATAACAAAAAATGAACACAAAGTTCACTTGAAACAAAACATTTGCAAAGACCAAAAGATGAACTCTAATTCATATAGCATCATTGATCCATCTAACATTTACAAAGATATGCATTAGACATCCTCAAATATCCCAAAATGCACAGTGCACTGATCCAAAAAACATACTGAAATCCATCTATCAAAACAATGCATTTTCAGGGATACAAATCAgttcaaaaaaccaaaagaaattcaatGTTTGTGACGTCTAATTCCAGAACCCATGTACCATAATTTTAGTTCCTATTGCACATAAAACATGAAGTGAAAAACAATAATTTGTTACAATTTCTGGCATCTTTAGGTCTTGGTTTGCCTTGTCTTTCTCTACTTGGTGGCTCTCGATGAATGAGCTTCAGGATTTGCAGATGAACCGTCCCCTGATTGTGATGCCTAATTTCAATGTTCATTACAAAAAGGTCAGATGCAAAACAAGATTCTAAACTAAACTTACTGTTGTAAACTACAAAGGAGAGGATTAGGTTTTGTACCTTAGATTTCCTTGTTCTCTTTTTAGGTGTAGCTTCGGCTGATGATGATGCTCTCCCTTGGGCTGCTGTGGATATAATGGAGGCAAGATTGGTGGGTTTTCAATATCCTCCCACAATGACATACCATTCATTGGCATTATTAAGTGAGAATAAATTTCCAAGTACCATGCCTTTGAATAGTATGCATCCACATAATCCTTAGGTTTTTCTCTCTTGAAATGGATGGCAGATATTGCATGGTTGCAAGGTATTCCCGTCAAGTTATACTTCCTACAAGAGCATGTCTTTTCAACCAAGTCCACCACATATTGTTCCCCACCTCCAGcatccacttgaaatttggtccCTCCTGACCATTGTGCAATGCACCTGCCACTTAAGAGTTTGACTTCCTTAAACTTCTTCCTAATCTTAGGGTATAGATCTCCTACTTGCTTCATCATTATACCTCGCCTCATTTGAATTCTCTTCATCAAAATAGTCTGAAtcatttgtagcatagttataaTAGGCCTTTGCCTTGGCACTAGTATGACTGCATTAAATGATTAACACAAATTATTGAGCAACATGTCACACTTGGATAGGTTTCAAAGTGGGACTTGCTCCATTGAGTTGCAGGCTTCTTCACTAGCCAATTGTAGGCCTTCTCATCTAACTTTTTAACCTTCTCCTTTGCCTTTTTGAAGTGTGGAACTGTTGTTGTTTTGGCAACTGCCCATAGAGCATCTTTCAAAGTTTTCCCCTTGAACAAATTCTTATAGTTTGTGTACAAATACCTCACACAGAATCGGTGGTGGCATCTGAGGATGACTTTTTGAAATGCTGGAATTAGCCCATTTTGCTTGTCACTGATAAATGTCCAcctattttggttttctatcaACTAATAGTTGTAAGAACCAAACTCAAGCtacattttttttccatttccacCACTGCATAAGCAATAACCCATGTCTCATCATTTGGGTCAATGCCAACAGTACACAGTAACTGCTCTCCATGTAAAACCCTTAAGTGGCACCCATCTAAATCTATCAAAGGTCCACATCCCACCTTAAAGCCTTCTTTGCATGCCCCTAAGCAAACATATATCCTTTAAAACCTTTCCCCATCCAACTTCAACTTCATGGTGCTTCTAGGGTTAGTCTTTCTTACTTCCTCAGCAAAATCCCATAGTTTTGTATATTGGTATGCATGTTTCGCTTCAATAATCTTGAAAGCTTTATTTAATGCCCTATAAGCCTTCATCTTTGTACACCCATGATTCCACTTGGATTCCACAGTGGATAAAAAAATTCGACAAGCCATGTGGGATTGAGCTTTATTCGATCAAAGTACAAATATGTGAGTAAAGAAGCATTCATGTTATTATTTGCCCAAGTCCTTCCACAGGTGTGGTGATCAAGGATtgtcttgatttgaatgttgcTTGATTCATGCATCTTGCCAGCAGCACACATCCAAGGGTAGTCATTTGCACACTTGGCAGTAATCTTCAACTTCTCATTCCTATGGAAATGACTTTCCCCATATCCATTCACTAAGGAATACATCATGATGGCTCTCTTGAATTGCACACTGTCTCTGAAAATAAGCCCTAGAACAAGCTGTGGATTCTTCATATCCGTTTTCTCATTAAACTCTGGATAATGCTATTTTTTTTTGCCTCATTTCTCATATTTAGAATGTACACTTTCCAGATCATCAGAATTATAATATGGTTTATGAACTAGATTCACCTCCCTATCTCCAGCTTCTTCAACCTCTTCTTGTCCTTCCTTTTCTTGTCTCTCCCCTTCTCTTTCATTTACTTGCTATTCTTCTCCTTCATTGCTTTCCTCAGTTTGcctttttgtcattttctgAGATTGTCTTCCTGTCTTTTGCACCTCATCTGCTTCCTGAATCACATTATACTTAGCAAAAGTTAGGTTATCTTCATCACTCCCATAGTCACTCTCTACAAAGTCACTGTCTTCTTGAGgatcttcttcttcactttcTTCTTGGTCTCCTTTAAAATCGATTGGTACATTAAAGAATGTATCACCGTGTTTCTCTTTACCTTCTTCACCAACTTGTACACCTTGTTCATCAACTTGTACATCTTGTAAACCTCATTCTCGAGCAACTTGTACATCTTCTTCCTCAGCCACACTTGTACTAGCCACCTCTTCTTGGTGAAAACCTTTATTCGAGCACATAATAGTCACCTCTTCTTCAATAGACACCCCTTTATTATCTGAGGGCCTTCAATAGCTAgcaacatttttttcttcttggttTACAAGTTATTGCCATAACATTCCCTTCCTCCTCACTTAATTCCTCAATAATCACTGTGCTTGGACCGATGCACTCCATAGACTCCATAAATTGTTGTTCCTTGGTAAGGGCTTATTCTGCAGACAATTCTTCAATGTACATGTGTAACACTCGAGCCTTTGGAACAAAGTTGCATAtcttttgtacatcaacatcaCTCTGAATAGGTTTCAAACCATTACTAATGTCCATGTTGGGAATCTTGTAGTAATAGTTCATGAACATCTCACTATATCCTATAGCTTCCACCTTATCATCTATCACAGGGAGTGACATTGTTGCAATAATCTATATATGCAACTTTCCCCCCACATTAGCATTCATGACTGAGCTCCTCACCATGGTGTAAACGAATGGAAAATGGTTCTGGATAACCTGaaattcacaaaaaaataaaaataaaaagcagtTAAAACCCTAAGACCACAGGCCACCACAAATGTAGACAAAAAAAAGCATAATGCACATCACAGAGAAATGCTCTAAGCACTAAGCCCTAAGGCCTAACCCCTAACCCCCAACCCTAAGGCCTAACCTATAAGCCCTAAGGCATAAGGCCTAACCCCTAGCCCCTAAGGCCTAAGGCCTAATTCTTTACCCTTAAGTCCTAAGCCCTAAAGCCTAACCTCTAAGCCCTAAGGCCTAATCCGTAACCCTTAAGCCTTAAGGCATAACCCCTAACCCCTAACCCTCAAGCCCTAAGGCCTAACCCCTAACCCATAAGCCCTAAGGCCTAACCCTTAAGCCCTAAGGCCTAAGCCTGATGTGGTAagaactaacacacaaattaaaccctttttaaaCAGTTGTAGTataagcaagtagggatcgttctaggccagaGATTAGGAGGGATGTTAATATACAtaaatttaacccaaaaacacaaaactagactctaatgactcaaaactgaccaGACTGATTCCAAAtagcacaaaacaaacaaattgacatAGAACACGACCTAAAGGGTGATTTGGACAAATTCtaaacttaacttgactcaaaatactaacAGGGGACAGGTTTGAAcgaaatttaaaactaaaactaagtAACTTGCAGAAAACAAACTAATTGATACGAAATTGGGGTGAGTGAAGGGGGTGAAAGACTAGctagaggattcttctccaTACATGAaccatatgcatacaaatcaatttccagttattattcctataaatcatgaatgacaatgccccaaattaatcgtgaactgcacaaattaactctcagatttttctaagttcattgaattggactcagcgacgcaaccaaattattcttatcaagttccctatatgaactgcatgatagagatacatagcaaagatcattaagttctgtgaaaatcataagcattgacaagacattcataactatgaactgcatgatactcttgccaggaatttacttaacacaatcatgattAGTGACttctacttgtaaatataagttcataacgattacgtgaaattctcttatattctagcatcaaatccctgcatgcaaactaagtatgcatccttaatcaacacacaagaacaagtttttaataaaatagataagtaaattgcattcacggttttacgaaacaataactagatgtaatcaattcatataaaacatatgatcatggctttgaattcatctctaactaaaacgaaattagctccacatgtttgcaattaaaTGAAACCAAtctaatttaaacattaaactaaaattaaggatagaaagaacccaTAAATGCTCCAGCACTCCAATGGCCTTGGATGGTAGGTCACGGCacaaagctctctctctttccttccttgcaaagctgctgcactttttatattttttttatctctgaATATCTCTCTAAAGCTCTATCTGAAaattgcggcaaaggtgtgtatttatagggctagggcacGACACAAAGTTGTAGAGGAGAAGGACTAGGTGCGGCAGATTCCTAGGGGAAATGGATAGGGTAGTTCAGCACAATCTTAGGGCTTTTAGAACCAGATAACAGGTGGTTTAATATGTAAAGGAAGCCCCTTGCAGCTAGAAATAAGGTACGATAatattaggataggataagataagataaggttagtttggataatgttagataagataaggttggttaagataatgttccttctttttagctgattccttatcttccaaaTCTTGATTTAAGTTCTCCAGAtttgtagcacattcctagcctctttaaacttcaaaaacatccatccaTTATGCTCCATACGTATGTTATCtattccaagtccaaaactgctccaaattgctctttcttgtcacctttgccaattggacctacaaacacacgaaaataacttaaatcactataataaacagaaactaactcactaaatgcaaagaaacaagataacaaagtcgcataaatatgctcctatcaaattcccccacattagcttttgctagtccccgagcaaaacaaagaaagcaaaacacaacctaaaccttccaacaattgccttagggatttccaatgaaacatgacatgttaaaaatcactactcccatagattttagctatccttaccctcgagcttATACTTAATCGCaaccactcactagctcgcatttaatcaattaaaataacattttgaatgtagtaacatgccttagagaattcactcaattcctcactggatatactctctattttcacacagattttctgactataCTACCTatactaagtatatgtgagaagattgatgtaaacatgtagactagcactTACATATGTTATATAACAAAGAAtgcactttctggaattattaatataacatgtatatgatctcatgaacaaAATGCCAttacttagaagcgagaactAGGGATTCCATATTctcgtaccaatttcaaactccacatattcaaacacataataaccaagataaaagtCTAGGGttgtaatggctaacaaagaaaggttaaagataaacaaaggttcttaaagtgatactaagcaaagtaatgaaatcaacacttagaattcaacTTTTGATTGCAACAtctaactttaaacacaaaggggagATTCATACAACTTTAGGGTCAGATTCACATttttggaccccttcttcaacaaccaacacttgtgagctcattctcacttcttttcaacctttttttttctttttctgcacaacttttcttttctctttctttttccacgTTTTTTTTAAACACAAAACGTACCACTTCACTAATTCACAAAGACAAattcttcccccacacttgttttttttgcaaattgtagatcaaaaggaattcccaacaagtcatgctccactattctttaagaacaagggtatggatattcctatgctaggctaggtaaggataatgcaggctaacaaagaaaaataggctaaataaggctcaaaggggttaaacctacaaaacatatgcaagggaataaggctttttggctttGATGGTAACTGAACACTTCATCTTGTCTTTGTTATGCAAtcaaactgattttttttcctctttgtgattacatgtgaattcattaatgacaactacaaccaagtattaaccaaagagcatatcaaacttccacccatgtttgtaactttctttaatagtcatgcaatgaaaaaccaaatcctcatcattgtgttggttATCTTAAGAcgcaaacaaacaacaaaaacgactctttttggtatttttctcacaattttggattttttttcaaaaatttcgaattttaactttaaaacacaataagacacttaaaaacagtgggTAACAACATTAGAAGTGACAGGTGATGTAATTCAAAGCTAAGCCATGAAAAGCAATCTGtttacccccacacttaaaccaaacattgtcctcaatgtttcaaaataaaacttaaacaaGAAAGCAACAAAAGATGACTAGCAAACAAGACAAGCATGTcaaagtaaaaataataaagagAAGGGTTAGAGAACGTAAATCTGGTTGTAGGAGCCGGAGAGTCCAAGGTCTCTTTATTCgaacacatgggttgcctcccaaaaagctcttgctttaacgtcttccaatcggacgatacctccatttaagctttACTAGAGCcaacggcatggaggggtacatcctccatgACATGCTCATCAAAATACTCATAGTACggcttcaaacgatgtccattcactttgaattcatgTCTTatctttaaaatttgaatttgggctGCACCAtagggaaaaacattagtaacaacaaaaagaccaatccatttagaacgtaacttacctaGAAACAATTGAAGACGAGAGTTGAAaagcaacactttctgccctatagagaacgtcttgctatgaatcatcttgtcatggaatgccttcgttttctcttTGTAGATATGAGCGTTCTTATAAGCCTTGTTTCGAAtctcctcaagctcattcaattgaagtTTCCTATGAAGACCAGCCACATCTATGTCCATATTGAACGTCTTGATTGCCCAATGAGCTTGGTGTTCCAACTCAACTagaagatggcatggtttctTATAAATGAGCCGAAAGGGAGACATCCTAATTGGTGTTTTGTAAGTTGTACGATATGCCCACAAGGCATCATTCAAGCccaagctccaatctttctgAGTTTGTCCAactgtcttctccaaaatctgcttgatttctcgaTTAGACATCTCAGTctgcccacttgtttgaggatgatagaATGTCGAGACCCTATGTGTGACATTATACTTCTTAAGCAGTGCCTTTATGGTTTGATTGCAAAAATGGGAAcccccatcacttataagtactcttggcattccaaatctggcaaatatgttagttttgacaaaatctgcaaccactttggaATCATTAGTActggtggcttttgcttccacccattttgatacataatcaaccgcaagtaaAATATAACTAAAACCATGAGATGAAGGAAAAAGACCCATGAAATCGATGCCCCAAACATCAAACAAATTTCGACAGAGTAGATTGGAGTTTGCGACATTTGGCATTTTGAACCTATATTCCCTGTTCTTTGACAATGATCACAGGTTATGTAAAaaattctagcatccttaaatatagtaggccaataaaatccacattctaaaaccttaagtgttgtgcgttgtgtaccaaagtgacctccacatgcataagtgtgataGAAAGTTAAGATTGAATTaaactcagaatcatgcacacatttACGAAGATTGAATTAAACTCATAATCATGCACACATTTACGAATAATTTGATCAGGGCAATAGTTCCACAAATAAGGGTTATCCCATACATAAAACCGTGCCATTTTCTTAAGTTTATCATGTTGGTGCCTAGTTATGGTGCTTGGAACTTGTTTAGACACAATATAATTCACAATATCAGCATACCATGgctcacttaccttaatggTCAGCATCTGCTCGTCTGGGAATGCCTCTGGGATAGGTAATGGCTCTTCATTATGTACCAAACgactcaagtggtcagccactacattctcacttcctttcttgtctcaGATTTCGatgtcgaactcttggagaataAGCATCTAGCGAATAAGCCTTTGCTTGGCTTCTTTCTTCGTGAGTAAGTAtttcaaagctgcatgatcagaaTAGATTATGACTTTAgttccaagtaaataagaacgaaacttatctaaagtaaACACAACAGTAAGGAGTTTTTTTTTAGTGGTGGAGTATTTCAATTGAGCGTCATTCAAGGTCTGAAAAGCAAAGTAAATGACATGCGGCTGcttttcctttctttgtcccaaaacagcccctaatgcATAGTTTGAagcatcacacataagctcaaaaggaaggctccaatttgGTGGAACAATGATACGTGCCGAAGTGAGCATCTTCTTGAGGTGATTGAATGCCTTCTCACATTCGTCATCGAACACAAACGGCACATCCTTCTGTAAGAGTCGGCACAGGGGTGTTGAAATCTTCGagaattctttgataaaacgtctatagaatcctgcatgtccaaggaaagaacgaacctctctcaccgaagtgggagagggtaagtggcATACAAGGTCTATTTTTGATTTATCAACTTTAATTCCCTTTTCTGAAACTATATGACCTAAAaatatgccttgttttaccataaagtgacatttttcctaatttaaaacaaggttagtttcgaTGCAGCGTTTCAATACCAAAGTGAGATTAGCTATACAATCATCAAAAGTgtcaccaaagacactaaagtTGTCCATGAAAACTTCAATAATCTTATCAACATAATCtaaaaagatacttaccatgcatctctAAAAAGTGGCTGGTGTATTATATAAACCAAATGGCATTCGACAATAAGCAAAAGTACTaaatggacaagtaaaagtagtattttcttgatcatacttttacttgtccatttGGAGCTataacaatctgattatatcctgaataaccatcaagaaagcaataaaacgAATGGCCatctaacctttcaagcatttgatcaatgaatggcataGGAAAGTGATATTTCCTTGTGGTGgcattgagcttcctataatcaatgcaaactCTTCAACCTGTTTGGATGTGAGTGGGCACAAGTTCGttctcttcattcttcaccacagtgactccaTATTTCTTTGGAACGACTTGAACCGGTGAAACCCAACAActatccgaaattggataaatAACTCCACAATAAAAAAGCTTGATGATctcatttttcacaacttccattattggagggttgagtcggcgttgagcctcttgagttggtttagccccctcctctagaagtatgcaatgcatgcatgttgtaggaCTAATTCCCTTGATGTCGGCTAAAgtccatccaatggctgttTTGTACTCTTGTAACACCCGAACTAGTTTTTCCTCCTCCACTGCTATGAGTGATAAAGAGACTATGATGGGCAAAGTCTCTTTATCTCCTAAGAAGACATACTTCAAATGATTCGGTAACGGTTTAAGCTTGAGAGTGGGTGCCTAAATCACTGAAGGTAACAACTTGTTAAtagaaacgggaattggaattagGATTGGAGGCTTACCAACATATTATGgcaatgactcaagggcagccaccatctcgCCACTTTCTTCATGATTAGGCTCGGCCCCATTGGTGATGAGTTTAATTCCTTGAGCAATGGTTGTTTCAAGGGCATCCCTATTTAGGGATTCAAGATAATCATGC encodes the following:
- the LOC126611690 gene encoding uncharacterized protein LOC126611690, coding for MNAQAIKEIKEINAQHAKEAKVNTVDIRSSAGQGQEQRNVQVVHQPHPSAKTNTSGGVLTTAAAAVANTLQSAKDAISKND